From Trichoplusia ni isolate ovarian cell line Hi5 chromosome 8, tn1, whole genome shotgun sequence, one genomic window encodes:
- the LOC113496910 gene encoding uncharacterized protein LOC113496910: MKCVIVFVCVFLLCVYVNEGKDFIVGTRANNLLISTEKVKYRGLPLIRRDKDYTYIDPKERIIKGIIARDLSRTDTEVSVVSGGVGATNVTLHLTSGRGEELNYLILIFSRNNDI, encoded by the exons atgaagtgtgtaattgtttttgtgtgtgtgtttttactGTGCGTGTATGTTAATGAAGGGAAAGACTTCATTGTGGGTACTAGAGCAAACAATTTGTTGATATCTACGGAAAAGGTGAAATATAGAGGACTACCGTTGATCAGGAGAGACAAGGATTACACCTACATCGACCCAAAGGAGAGGATCATTAag GGGATCATCGCTCGCGACCTCTCGCGGACCGATACGGAAGTATCAGTGGTGTCCGGCGGCGTGGGCGCAACCAACGTGACCCTCCACCTCACTAGCGGCAGAGGAGAAGAACTCAACTACCTTATACTAATATTCAGCCGGAACAATGATATATAA